The Thermococcus celericrescens DNA window CAGCTCATTCACGAAATTAAAGTGATATGCACTCAGAATCCCTGGTCTTCCCATATCAACTTCGTTTTTTATTATTGAAAATACACTGTTTTCATTCAAGTCATTGTACGTTGTAGTAGTGTAGAGATACCTAGGAGGATCTGGTAACACTTCTTTGGCCTCCCAATAAAAGTTCTCAATTCCTGGTCCTATATTTGAGGTAGCAGTTCTTGCCTCGATGTCATCACTTGTTTTCATTGTACGGTGGAGAATATCTATTATTGCTTCTCTATACCAATCACTTCGGTATTGGATCTCATAGTATCCAACTATCATTGATGCTGCTATCGGTGCACAACCGTCCCAATCCTTCCATGGATCTTCGGCGGGTCCTATGTACTCCCACGGGTCAGCATCGCGAGGTTGGGGAATGTTGGACTTTGTCCCCAGATCAGTTGATGTCCATGCTGGGACGCCGTAGATTATCTTTTGGGAAGTTATTGTTGCCAGTGGTGCAATGTAGTCGATTTTGTCAGTTGAGGTTAACGTTTCAACAGTTACCCACTGCTTCTGATTGTCCTCTGCTTTGTTTTCCAAAGCCAAAGTGTATCTGCTTGGTTTTCTGTATTCCCTGCCCTTCATGTCCACAATCTTGTCTCCAGTTAAAATGCCGTAGTTCAGTCCGCTGAAGTATGCGGGGCGGTAGGTTTTTACTCCTTTTCTCGTGGCGAGTTCTTTCATTAGGTCGCTTGGGGTCTTCTCGCCAAAGCCTGCCTCCAGGATTGCCGGTGGTAGGTTCCTGTTGGCTGACACTATTATGTAGCCTATGGTTTTTCCATTCTTGACCATTCTGAATTCGTAAGCTGCTAATCTACCGTCGGGGAAGTAGAGGGGTGTTGGGTTGGTTGGGATTGCCCCGTTGAATTCAGGGAACTTGTGGAGTTCCCTGAGTGCGAGTGCTTTAACCGTGGCTAAGGGCACTGCCTCTGGCTTGTCAAATGGGACTGCCGTCACGACCCCCTCTAACAAAAGAAGTCCGATGAGTAACACCACAGGGGCCTTCCAGTTCATAACCTGCACCTCCAATGGAAAATTGCATTACAAAATATACTGTTGGATTATTTAACCCTTTCTATCACTCGAAGTGAAACTCCAGCCAAAACCAAGTTATACTAGTATGAACATCAGACCGTTGCACATATGTAACCTTGTGTGATGTGGATTAATGCCCCCTTAAAAACCCGGACCAACCGGATTTCTCAAATGCCCGGCGCATCCCCACAAAGGTTAATACCGAACGAATACACGCAAGGGTTTAAAACGCCTAACCCTTTTATACTTCGGAAACAAAAACTGAGAGGGTGATGATGATGAAAGCTTACGTGGCTGAGAACGTCAGGGGCATCTATGCCTTTGACGAGAGCGGTAATCTCATTGATCAGAAGGTCTTCTCCGGAAGGCCGGAGGTGAGCCTCGACAGGCTTTTGAGGGGCGAGCCAAGCGACGAGCTGGTTTCTTTCCTTGACGAGCTTAGGGAGAGGGGCTACGACGAGTTTGTTGTGGAGGACTCTGAGCTGGGAAGGGCGCTGAAGGAGCTCGGCTACAACGCAACCGCCGAGTTCCCGAACATCGCCGGAGAGAAGCTCCGCTCAAGCCCGGAGGAGTTCCTCGGCGAGAACTGGTTCGACGAGTACTTTGGGGTTGGCGTCTCCTTGACCAGGCTCCGCATACAGGAGCAGAGCGGGGCAAGGGACAAGATGATAATCCAGGCCATCGAGGCCCTTGACGACATAGACAAGGTCACCAACCTCCTCGTCTCCAGATTGAGGGAGTGGTACGGCCTGCACTTCCCGGAGCTCGATGAGATACTCCCGAGGCACGAGCAGTACGTGGCGTTCGTCAAGACCGTTGGCTCGAGGGACAACGTCAGCGAGGAGAGGCTCAGGAGCCTTGGTTTCCCGGATTCCAAGGTGGAGAAGATACTGAAGGCTGCGGAAACGTCAATGGGTGCTCCGCTCGGCAAGTTCGACAGCGACATCATAATGAAGCTGGCCAGCGAGATAAACGACCTCTACAAGCTCAGGAAGGAGATAGAGGACTACCTGGAGATGGCCATGGACGAGGTCGCACCGAACCTGAAAGCTTTAGTCGGTGCCAAGCTCGCCGCCCGCCTTATGAGCCTCGCGGGAGGTCTCAAGGAGCTCGCCATAATGCCCGCCTCGACGATACAGGTCCTCGGTGCCGAGAAGGCCCTCTTCAGGCACCTGAGGAGCGGTGCCAAACCTCCGAAGCACGGCGTCATCTTCCAGTATCCAGCTATAAACCGCTCGCCGTGGTGGCAGAGGGGTAAGATCGCGAGAGCTTTGGCAGGAAAGCTCGCCATAGCGGCGCGCGTTGACTACTTCTCCGGCGAGTACATAGCAGAGGAGCTGAAGCAGGAGATAGAGCAGCGCATCCAGGAGATAAAGCAGAAGTACCCGAACCCGCCCAAGAGGAAGGCCAAGCCTGAAAAGAAGAAGAAAAAGAAGAAGTTCAAGGGCAAGGAGAAGAAGGGTAAGGGCTTCGGCGGCAAGAAGAAGGAAAAGGCCGGAAAGGGTAAGAAGGGCGAGAAGGGCGGAAAGAAAAAGAAGAAGGGCGGCAAGAGGTGAGGTAGATGAGGATTAAGAAGCACAAGTTCCCCGGTGTTTACGTCTTCGTTGATGAGGACGGGAGCGAGAGGATAGCCACCAAGAACCTCGTTCCGGGCCAGAAGGTCTACGGCGAGAGGCTGATAAAGTCTGAGGGTGAGGAGTACAGGATATGGAATCCGAGCAGGTCGAAGCTCGGTGCGGCCATACTGAACGGTCTCGAGAACTTCCCGATAAAGCCAGGCTCAAAGGTTCTCTACCTCGGAGTCGCGAGCGGAACCACCGCCAGCCACGTCAGCGACGTCGTTGGCTGGGAGGGTAAGGTATTCGGCGTTGAGTTCTCCCCGCGCGTCCTGAGGGAGCTGGTGCCCCTCGTGGAGGAGCGCAGGAACCTCGTCCCGATACTCGGCGACGCCACCAAGCCGGAGGGCTACCGCGCGCTGGTTCCCAAGGTCGACGTTATCTTCGAAGATGTCGCCCAGCCGACGCAGGCGAAGATACTCATAGACAACGCGAAGGTCTTCCTGAAGAGTGGCGGCTATGCCATGATATCGGTTAAGAGCAGGAGCATCGACGTCACGAAGGAGCCCGAGCAGGTCTTCAGGGACGTCGAGAAGGAGCTTTCGACCTACTTCGAGGTCGTGGAGAGGCTCTCACTGGAACCCTACGAGAAGGACCACGCGCTCTTCGTTGTCAGGAAGCCGTGAAAGTTTTACCCGTTTTTGCCATTTTTATCGCTTATTGTCGAAAAACTCTTTTACTTTTACCGAAAGGCTTTTATAACTCCCCCTTTAACCTTAGGCGAAGTTATGTTCAACTTTTGTAGGTGATGTCCCATGGGAAAACTCCTGAAGCCAAACCGTGAGGTTGGTATCGTCGGCTACGGTGCCTACGTGCCGATGTATAGAATCAAGGCCGAGGAGATCGGAAGGGTCTGGGGGGTCAGCAGCTACCCCATCC harbors:
- a CDS encoding fibrillarin-like rRNA/tRNA 2'-O-methyltransferase, with protein sequence MRIKKHKFPGVYVFVDEDGSERIATKNLVPGQKVYGERLIKSEGEEYRIWNPSRSKLGAAILNGLENFPIKPGSKVLYLGVASGTTASHVSDVVGWEGKVFGVEFSPRVLRELVPLVEERRNLVPILGDATKPEGYRALVPKVDVIFEDVAQPTQAKILIDNAKVFLKSGGYAMISVKSRSIDVTKEPEQVFRDVEKELSTYFEVVERLSLEPYEKDHALFVVRKP
- a CDS encoding cysteine peptidase family C39 domain-containing protein, with translation MNWKAPVVLLIGLLLLEGVVTAVPFDKPEAVPLATVKALALRELHKFPEFNGAIPTNPTPLYFPDGRLAAYEFRMVKNGKTIGYIIVSANRNLPPAILEAGFGEKTPSDLMKELATRKGVKTYRPAYFSGLNYGILTGDKIVDMKGREYRKPSRYTLALENKAEDNQKQWVTVETLTSTDKIDYIAPLATITSQKIIYGVPAWTSTDLGTKSNIPQPRDADPWEYIGPAEDPWKDWDGCAPIAASMIVGYYEIQYRSDWYREAIIDILHRTMKTSDDIEARTATSNIGPGIENFYWEAKEVLPDPPRYLYTTTTYNDLNENSVFSIIKNEVDMGRPGILSAYHFNFVNELPVNDFHSVTFAGYREYSDGTRYIYVHTTWAPWLNGRPTSDWVIVDSLPGATIVTVKPNSCPSGICPTSLEEVPRK
- a CDS encoding C/D box methylation guide ribonucleoprotein complex aNOP56 subunit (functions along with aFIB and aL7a; guides 2'-O-methylation of ribose to specific sites in RNAs); the encoded protein is MKAYVAENVRGIYAFDESGNLIDQKVFSGRPEVSLDRLLRGEPSDELVSFLDELRERGYDEFVVEDSELGRALKELGYNATAEFPNIAGEKLRSSPEEFLGENWFDEYFGVGVSLTRLRIQEQSGARDKMIIQAIEALDDIDKVTNLLVSRLREWYGLHFPELDEILPRHEQYVAFVKTVGSRDNVSEERLRSLGFPDSKVEKILKAAETSMGAPLGKFDSDIIMKLASEINDLYKLRKEIEDYLEMAMDEVAPNLKALVGAKLAARLMSLAGGLKELAIMPASTIQVLGAEKALFRHLRSGAKPPKHGVIFQYPAINRSPWWQRGKIARALAGKLAIAARVDYFSGEYIAEELKQEIEQRIQEIKQKYPNPPKRKAKPEKKKKKKKFKGKEKKGKGFGGKKKEKAGKGKKGEKGGKKKKKGGKR